One genomic window of Oncorhynchus kisutch isolate 150728-3 linkage group LG26, Okis_V2, whole genome shotgun sequence includes the following:
- the ccnyl1 gene encoding cyclin-Y-like protein 1, protein MGNTVSCCVSPEESPKLPRQPVDRNEDYQIITDVSDDTGPYLQHISDREVPDELAQESNPSDHARASTIFLCKSQTDSELRDKRKSNHINHGSHTSPGPLSKKYSSCSTIFIDDSTVSQPNLKSTIKCVTLAIYYHIKNRDSGRSLDIFDEKMHPLSREQVPDNYSVMDPEHKLIYRFVRTLFSAAQLTAECAIVTLVYLERLLTYAEIDICPCNWKRIVLGAILLASKVWDDQAVWNVDYCQILKDITVEDMNEMERHFLELLQFNINVPASVYAKYYFDLRSLAEDNNLLFPLEPLSNERAQKLEAISRLCEDKYKDLSRAAMRRSFSADNLVGIRRSNAVLS, encoded by the exons ATGGGGAATACGGTTTCATGCTGCGTGTCGCCCGAGGAGAGCCCAAAGCTACCAAGGCAACCGGTGGACCGCAACGAAGACTACCAAATAATTACGGACGTGAGTGACGACACCGGCCCGTACCTGCAGCACATCAGCGACAGAGAAGTCCCTGACG AACTGGCCCAGGAGTCCAACCCATCAGACCATGCCCGAGCCAGCACCATCTTCCTCTGCAagtcccagacagacagtgaat TGCGAGACAAGAGGAAAAGCAATCACATTAACCATGGTAGTCAT ACCTCTCCTGGCCCTCTCTCTAAGAAGTACAGTTCCTGTTCCACCATCTTTATAGATGACAGCACGGTCAGCCAGCCTAACTTGAAAAGCACAATTAAATG TGTTACATTAGCAATATACTACCACATTAAAAACAG ggacTCAGGCAGGTCACTGGACATTTTTGATGAGAAGATGCACCCCTTATCG AGAGAGCAGGTCCCTGACAACTACTCTGTTATGGACCCTGAGCACAAACTCATCTACCGCTTTGTCAGAACTCTGTTCAGCGCTGCACAGCTCACTGCAGAGTGTGCAATCGTCACCCTG GTGTACCTGGAGCGTCTGCTGACCTACGCTGAGATAGACATCTGTCCCTGCAACTGGAAGCGTATCGTACTGGGAGCCATCCTGCTGGCGTCCAAGGTGTGGGACGACCAGGCCGTGTGGAACGTAGACTACTGCCAGATCCTCAAAGACATCACCGTGGAGGACAT GAACGAGATGGAGCGTCACTTCCTGGAACTTCTGCAGTTCAACATCAACGTCCCGGCCAGTGTTTATGCTAAGTACTACTTTGACCTGCGATCTCTGGCCGAGGACAACAACCTCCTCTTTCCCCTCGAGCCACTCAGCAACGAGAGGGCACAGAAACTGGAG GCCATCTCCAGACTGTGTGAAGACAAGTACAAGGACCTGAGCCGAGCGGCCATGAGGAGGTCCTTCAGCGCTGACAACCTGGTGGGCATCCGCCGCTCCAACGCTGTGCTCTCATAG
- the LOC109881725 gene encoding frizzled-5-like: MEISHFPMATTVKPPLCGVVRWLLALLLSQLPLLAHAASKDIVCEPITVPMCKGIGYNLTYMPNQFNHDTQEEVGLEVHQFWPLVRIRCSPDLLFFLCSMYTPICLQDYKKPLPPCRSVCERAKRGCSPLMIQYGFEWPERMSCEQLPQLGDETLCMDQNSSETTTLAPSFPKPTPKGTRRRQPAPKPPAPQECDRDCRCRDPLVPIKKDAHPLYNRVHTGPVDNCAQPCHHPYFSQDERTFTTFWIGLWSILCFVSTLTTVATFLIDMERFQYPERPIIFLAACYLFVSLGYIIRLVAGHERVACAGSGDQQHILYDTTGPPLCTLVFLLIYFFSMASSIWWVVLSLTWFLAAGMKWGNEAIAGYSQYFHLAAWLIPSVKSIAVLALSSVDGDPVVGICYVGNQSLESLRGFVLAPLVVYLFTGSLFLLAGFVSLFRIRSIIKQGGTKTDKLEKLMIRIGLFTVLYTVPATIVVACLVYEQHYRPAWDRALSCSCQAERQRLGLGPDYAVFMLKYFMCLVVGITSGVWIWSGKTLESWRRFTARCCPCWVSKPTLPPSMYIEASTVLTGHPGAALPPGSYHKPAPPSHV, from the coding sequence ATGGAAATATCCCACTTCCCCATGGCGACCACAGTCAAACCCCCTCTGTGTGGTGTCGTCCGCTGGCTGCTCGCGCTGCTCCTCTCCCAGCTGCCCCTGCTCGCGCACGCTGCCTCCAAGGACATAGTGTGCGAGCCCATCACGGTTCCCATGTGTAAGGGCATTGGGTACAACCTCACCTACATGCCCAACCAGTTCAACCATGACACCCAGGAGGAGGTGGGGCTGGAGGTCCATCAGTTCTGGCCCTTAGTCCGCATCCGCTGCTCCCCAGACCTGCTCTTCTTCCTGTGTTCCATGTACACCCCTATCTGTCTGCAGGACTACAAGAAGCCCCTGCCCCCCTGCCGCTCTGTGTGTGAGCGGGCCAAGCGAGGCTGCTCCCCACTCATGATCCAGTATGGTTTTGAGTGGCCAGAGAGGATGAGCTGTGAGCAGCTGCCTCAGCTGGGAGATGAGACTCTGTGTATGGACCAGAACAGTAGCGAGACCACCACCCTCGCCCCTTCCTTCCCCAAACCCACCCCCAAGGGCACCCGCCGCAGGCAGCCCGCCCCCAAGCCCCCAGCCCCCCAGGAGTGTGACCGGGACTGCCGCTGTCGGGACCCTCTGGTGCCCATCAAGAAAGACGCCCATCCCTTATACAACCGGGTCCACACTGGCCCTGTGGATAACTGTGCCCAGCCCTGCCACCACCCTTACTTCTCCCAGGACGAACGCACCTTCACCACCTTCTGGATCGGCCTGTGGTCCATCCTGTGCTTCGTCTCCACCCTGACCACCGTGGCCACCTTCCTCATCGACATGGAGCGCTTCCAGTACCCTGAGAGACCCATCATCTTCCTGGCTGCCTGCTACCTCTTTGTCTCCCTGGGCTACATTATACGACTAGTGGCAGGTCACGAGAGGGTGGCGTGCGCAGGGAGCGGAGACCAGCAGCACATCCTGTATGACACCACCGGCCCACCCCTGTGTACCCTGGTCTTCCTGCTCATCTACTTCTTCAGCATGGCCAGCTCCATCTGGTGGGTGGTGCTCTCCCTCACCTGGTTCCTGGCCGCGGGCATGAAGTGGGGCAACGAGGCGATTGCTGGTTACTCCCAGTACTTCCACCTGGCTGCCTGGCTGATCCCCAGCGTCAAGTCCATTGCGGTCCTCGCTCTGAGCTCTGTGGACGGAGACCCGGTGGTGGGGATCTGCTACGTGGGGAACCAGAGTCTGGAGAGCCTGCGGGGGTTTGTGTTAGCTCCCCTGGTGGTCTACCTCTTCACCGGCTCCCTGTTCCTCCTAGCGGGCTTTGTGTCTCTGTTCCGCATCCGCAGCATCatcaaacagggagggaccaaGACAGACAAACTGGAGAAGCTGATGATCAGGATTGGGTTGTTTACGGTGCTTTACACCGTTCCTGCTACTATAGTAGTAGCCTGCCTGGTGTACGAACAGCACTACAGGCCGGCCTGGGACCGGGCTCTATCCTGCTCCTGTCAGGCTGAGAGACAGAGGCTGGGCCTGGGGCCCGACTACGCCGTCTTCATGTTGAAGTACTTCATGTGTCTGGTGGTGGGCATCACGTCAGGGGTGTGGATCTGGTCTGGGAAGACCCTGGAGTCCTGGAGGAGGTTCACTGCTCGCTGCTGCCCCTGTTGGGTCTCCAAGCCCACCCTGCCCCCCTCCATGTACATTGAGGCCAGCACGGTCCTCACAGGACACCCCGGGGCAGCTCTGCCACCAGGGTCCTACCACAAACCTGCCCCGCCCTCACACGTGTGA